A genome region from Anopheles stephensi strain Indian chromosome 2, UCI_ANSTEP_V1.0, whole genome shotgun sequence includes the following:
- the LOC118508310 gene encoding rhodopsin-like — protein sequence MPYYGPMQQPGLWGQPVSNMTVVDKVPPEIMHLVDPHWYQFPPMNPLWHSIIGFVIFVLGVVSIIGNGMVIYIFATAKSLRTPSNLFVVNLALSDFLMMGTNAFTMVYNCWYETWVLGLLMCDLYAFFGSLFGCCSIWTMTMIALDRYNVIVKGLAGKPLTNTGAILRIIVCWLIGVVWGILPMLGWNRYVPEGNMTACGTDYLTDDWFHKSYILAYSVFVYYTPLFTIIYSYVFIIKAVSAHEKNMREQAKRMNIQSLRSSDDGKSTEMKLAKIALVTISLWFMAWTPYTVINYTGVFKTANISPLATIWGSVFAKANAVYNPIVYGISHPKYRAALLRRFPALACSDSPPADDKSLASEASGITADVNPTAT from the exons ATGCCATACTACGGTCCGATGCAGCAGCCCGGTCTCTGGGGCCAACCGGTATCCAATATGACCGTGGTGGACAAAGTACCACCGGAAATTATGCATCTGGTCGATCCGCACTGGTATCAGTTTCCGCCAATGAATCCACTCTGGCACTCGATCATTGGGTTTGTCATTTTCGTACTGGGCGTCGTCTCGATCATTGGCAACGGTATGGTGATCTACATCTTCGCTACCGCGAAATCTCTACGGACACCCTCGAACCTGTTCGTCGTAAATCTCGCCCTGTCGGACTTTCTCATGATGGGAACGAACGCGTTCACCATGGTGTACAACTGTTGGTACGAGACCTGGGTCCTGGGACTGCTGATGTGCGATCTGTACGCGTTCTTCGGCTCGCTGTTCGGATGTTGCTCCATCTGGACGATGACCATGATTGCGCTCGACCGGTACAACGTGATCGTGAAAGGTTTGGCCGGTAAACCGCTCACCAACACTGGCGCCATACTGCGCATCATAGTGTGCTGGCTTATCGGAGTCGTGTGGGGCATCCTGCCAATGTTGGGCTGGAATCGGTACGTGCCGGAAGGAAATATGACTGCCTGCGGTACCGATTACCTCACTGACGATTGGTTCCACAAGTCCTACATTCTGGCGTATTCGGTGTTTGTGTACTACACTCCACTCTTTACCATCATCTATTCGTACGTCTTTATCATCAAG GCTGTGTCAGCGCACGAGAAAAACATGCGTGAACAAGCCAAACGGATGAACATCCAGTCGCTACGGTCTTCAGACGATGGTAAAAGCACCGAGATGAAGCTTGCCAAAATTGCGCTCGTAACCATATCGCTATGGTTCATGGCCTGGACTCCGTACACCGTCATCAACTACACGGGAGTCTTCAAAACGGCCAACATATCACCACTGGCAACGATCTGGGGCTCAGTCTTTGCCAAAGCGAATGCCGTCTACAATCCAATCGTCTACGGTATCAGCCATCCAAAGTATCGTGCTGCACTGCTGCGCCGATTCCCGGCCCTAGCCTGCAGCGATAGTCCCCCGGCGGACGATAAATCACTCGCATCCGAAGCATCCGGAATTACGGCCGACGTTAACCCAACCGCAACATAA